A section of the Streptomyces xinghaiensis S187 genome encodes:
- a CDS encoding DUF6137 domain-containing protein → MTRMLVLKCLSDETGDDAGDIVAQGFVDVDDREFLNIVNRLEGYFDCTLSLRSRPGRRLVVQDLVELVTEATGHGPREVRHG, encoded by the coding sequence ATGACCCGCATGCTCGTCCTGAAGTGCCTCAGCGACGAGACCGGCGACGACGCCGGGGACATCGTCGCCCAGGGGTTCGTGGACGTGGACGACCGCGAGTTCCTCAACATCGTCAACCGGCTGGAGGGCTACTTCGACTGCACGCTGTCGCTGAGGTCACGGCCGGGCCGGCGACTCGTGGTGCAGGACCTGGTGGAGCTGGTCACCGAGGCCACGGGGCACGGCCCGCGGGAGGTGCGCCATGGCTGA
- a CDS encoding histidine phosphatase family protein, whose amino-acid sequence MTAAQRFVLVRHAEASLNVLRDDDVLPGFDPHAGLTPLGERQARALADHLPGDPAVGPPDRGPGAAVRVYSSPQRRAARTAEVLGAALGVPVVADARLAELRAPEAFPRPLVVREWDAVLEDRLRHPAAEVRGVESWVAQRRRIGEFLAACCPAGGDGARWVLVSHSETMQALLFELLGLDDALLRRTRFKISNTGVFIVDRTEDGCASLVVANSKAHLARTA is encoded by the coding sequence ATGACGGCCGCCCAGAGGTTCGTGCTGGTCCGGCACGCCGAGGCGAGCCTGAACGTGTTGCGGGACGACGACGTCCTGCCGGGCTTCGACCCACACGCCGGACTCACCCCGCTCGGCGAACGGCAGGCCCGGGCCCTCGCCGACCACCTGCCCGGGGACCCGGCGGTGGGCCCACCGGACCGTGGGCCGGGCGCCGCCGTACGGGTGTACTCCAGCCCGCAGCGGCGGGCGGCCCGCACCGCGGAGGTACTGGGCGCCGCCTTGGGCGTGCCAGTGGTGGCGGACGCCCGGCTGGCGGAGCTGCGGGCGCCGGAGGCCTTCCCGCGGCCCCTCGTGGTCCGCGAGTGGGACGCAGTGCTGGAAGACCGGCTGCGGCATCCGGCGGCCGAAGTACGGGGCGTGGAGAGCTGGGTGGCGCAGAGGCGCCGCATCGGGGAGTTCCTGGCCGCGTGCTGCCCCGCGGGCGGGGATGGCGCCCGATGGGTGCTCGTGTCGCACTCCGAGACGATGCAGGCCCTCCTCTTCGAACTGCTGGGCCTTGACGACGCGCTGCTGCGCCGCACCCGCTTCAAGATCAGCAACACCGGTGTGTTCATCGTGGACAGAACGGAGGACGGATGCGCTTCCCTGGTGGTGGCGAACAGCAAGGCGCACCTGGCCAGGACGGCATGA
- a CDS encoding radical SAM protein: MASDIVWPPPVRRVRTYRNIVVDGACNIRCTYCEVKKTKVDQPATIRSLDRIFAEYEPDTVLFRVESDGEITLYPKIVDHLQKRAAEGYRIEVLSNGTKLPRALEGRPDLLWVFSVDGHTEAMNSKRGLKQGQIDRILDAAVELKAELQTVYWGQPVEEVNAYIDLLRSRNYQGLLHFMPLLAFKGQPLTVNLRYQDLNPADFLAPPEYFRRWNHIYETGKRDAVCDQITNGYNYQVSGEEIRMVKCDCYSVPKHLVHGFGPIREFDDWPCGTCIANQEFNNSRERMRVPQGGVPLPVV; this comes from the coding sequence ATGGCATCCGACATCGTCTGGCCGCCGCCCGTGCGCCGGGTGCGCACCTACCGCAATATCGTCGTCGACGGCGCCTGCAACATCCGATGCACCTACTGCGAGGTCAAGAAGACCAAGGTGGACCAGCCGGCCACCATCCGTTCACTGGACCGGATCTTCGCCGAGTACGAGCCGGACACGGTGCTGTTCCGGGTGGAGTCCGACGGCGAGATCACCCTCTACCCGAAGATCGTCGACCATCTGCAGAAGCGGGCGGCCGAGGGCTACCGCATCGAAGTGCTGAGCAACGGCACGAAGCTGCCCCGAGCCCTGGAGGGACGCCCGGACCTGCTGTGGGTGTTCTCGGTGGACGGCCACACCGAGGCGATGAACTCCAAGCGCGGTCTGAAACAGGGACAGATCGACCGCATCCTGGACGCCGCCGTCGAGCTGAAGGCGGAGCTCCAGACCGTGTACTGGGGTCAGCCGGTGGAGGAGGTCAACGCGTACATCGATCTCCTCAGGTCCAGGAATTACCAAGGGCTGCTGCACTTCATGCCGCTGCTGGCCTTCAAGGGACAGCCGCTGACCGTGAACCTGCGCTACCAGGACCTGAACCCGGCGGACTTCCTGGCTCCGCCCGAGTACTTCCGCCGCTGGAATCACATCTACGAGACCGGCAAGCGGGACGCGGTCTGCGACCAGATCACCAACGGCTACAACTACCAGGTGTCCGGGGAAGAGATTCGGATGGTCAAGTGCGACTGCTACTCGGTGCCCAAGCACTTGGTGCACGGCTTCGGCCCGATCCGCGAGTTCGACGACTGGCCGTGCGGCACCTGCATAGCCAACCAGGAGTTCAACAACTCGCGTGAGCGGATGCGTGTCCCGCAGGGCGGCGTCCCGCTGCCGGTCGTATGA
- a CDS encoding GMC oxidoreductase: MKRLRGPLPSDTAHAWHPEPLGPVHRDGWDPRDDGRIWDVVVIGSGASGSVAADRLVRQGLDVLMVEEGFRLSPGLGNPELDDMCRTALARDGNGGWTDEGWPWTTSNLGGGTVFYGGASWRYRPFDFDPSELIDAGDLDVRWPYGLAELAPYYDVLERRLGVCGGEEGGGSRGPAHPPTAAAEVLYEAGTELGYDPFPTPLAINRHAHDGRSACARDTLCVSHQCPTGAKGDAVAVFLAPLAGHPGFALRTGLRALRLDQERSDAVTSVTCLDRLTRTAHRIRARSFVVACNAIQTAALLLRSHGGHAPGGVGNHSGLVGRGLTMKLSEYVSGFVEVSAETTLADWRTHSGPFSTIAFLDHYVDPGCPTGVGGMIYESKNDMPERIRHDVLELRVETILADHPNLDNRVRLSRRVDEDGVPAVVIDYTTDPRDLRRLAYMTGKCERLLRQAGATAIQHEESGFAQGSCHLHGTCRAGDDPATSVVDGWGRVHSAPNVYVVDGSFMPYPGGLNPTLTIQAHALRSAKAVAGDLVSRHAAHV, from the coding sequence ATGAAGCGCCTTCGGGGCCCCCTGCCCTCGGACACCGCGCACGCATGGCACCCCGAGCCGCTGGGGCCCGTGCACCGCGACGGGTGGGACCCCCGGGACGACGGCCGGATCTGGGACGTCGTCGTGATCGGCAGCGGTGCCAGTGGTTCGGTGGCCGCAGACCGGCTCGTCCGGCAAGGGCTGGACGTCCTGATGGTCGAGGAGGGTTTCCGGCTCTCTCCCGGCCTCGGCAACCCGGAGCTGGACGACATGTGCCGCACCGCCCTGGCCCGTGACGGCAACGGCGGCTGGACCGACGAGGGCTGGCCGTGGACGACATCCAACCTGGGCGGCGGGACGGTCTTCTACGGCGGCGCCTCGTGGCGCTACCGGCCGTTCGACTTCGATCCGAGCGAGCTGATCGACGCCGGCGACCTCGATGTGCGCTGGCCGTACGGGCTCGCCGAACTCGCCCCGTACTACGACGTGCTGGAGCGGCGGCTCGGGGTGTGCGGCGGCGAGGAGGGGGGAGGCAGCCGCGGCCCGGCGCACCCGCCAACAGCCGCGGCCGAGGTTCTGTATGAGGCGGGCACCGAACTCGGCTACGACCCGTTCCCCACACCACTGGCCATCAACCGCCATGCTCACGACGGGCGTTCGGCGTGCGCGCGGGACACGCTGTGCGTGAGCCACCAGTGCCCGACGGGCGCCAAGGGGGACGCCGTCGCCGTCTTCCTCGCCCCGCTCGCCGGACACCCCGGCTTCGCGCTGCGGACTGGGCTGCGGGCACTGCGCCTGGACCAGGAGAGGTCGGACGCGGTCACCTCGGTCACCTGCCTGGACCGGCTGACCCGCACCGCGCACCGGATCCGGGCCAGGTCGTTCGTCGTCGCGTGCAACGCGATCCAGACGGCCGCGCTGCTGCTGCGGTCCCACGGTGGGCACGCACCGGGCGGCGTGGGCAACCACTCGGGCCTCGTGGGCCGCGGGCTGACGATGAAGCTGAGCGAGTACGTCAGCGGCTTCGTCGAGGTGTCGGCGGAGACGACGCTCGCCGACTGGCGCACACACTCGGGCCCGTTCTCCACGATCGCGTTCCTCGACCACTACGTGGACCCCGGCTGCCCCACAGGCGTGGGCGGCATGATCTACGAGTCGAAGAACGACATGCCCGAGCGCATCCGGCATGACGTGCTGGAGCTGCGCGTCGAGACGATCCTTGCCGACCACCCGAACCTGGACAACCGGGTCCGGTTGTCCCGCCGCGTCGACGAGGACGGCGTGCCGGCCGTCGTCATCGACTACACCACCGACCCGCGCGACCTGCGCCGCCTCGCCTACATGACCGGCAAGTGCGAACGGCTGCTGCGGCAGGCGGGCGCGACCGCTATCCAGCACGAGGAGAGCGGGTTCGCGCAGGGCAGCTGTCATCTGCACGGCACCTGCCGGGCCGGCGACGACCCGGCCACGTCGGTGGTGGACGGCTGGGGCCGCGTCCACTCGGCGCCCAACGTGTACGTCGTCGACGGCAGCTTCATGCCGTACCCGGGCGGCCTCAATCCCACCCTCACCATCCAGGCGCACGCGCTGCGCAGCGCCAAGGCGGTGGCCGGCGACCTGGTGTCCCGGCACGCCGCGCATGTATGA
- a CDS encoding ABC transporter ATP-binding protein, with product MKGHEEAPSRAQRDALLRMLLWPKRRRLAAATALALVENVCGLVPPLLIAAAIDRGVPEAADGRWTPLIGFTAAALAAGLTTATLKWCFLRYSGGIAQDLLFELRHRAFTHVMGQPLAFHESYPSGRVIARLSSDVESVEEMLEMGLDGLFSALFSMVGILAVMLWMDQPMAAVVIVLFIPLYVLTQWFRNRSRRAYRSTRTAVEGVVQHTVEAFNGIRAVQAFRREEANAARLRRLDARYTVARADAGWVSATFSGGVKLIGNLSLAGLLTLGVFRMDQGQLAIGTLTAFLLYVHRLYDPIDELASFANAFSAASAGLEKIGALFVPHPAVAEPKRPVALPADPPGGRGAVRFEGVHFRYGDEGRRVLSGVDLVLEPGRTVALVGTTGAGKSTIAKLMARLYDPAAGRVRLDGVDLRELADAELRGAVSMITQEAFLFSGSVADNIALGRPDASRAEIRAAAESVGAHGFISALPGGYDTDVHKRGSGLSAGQRQLIAMARVMLTSPRVLILDEATSSMDTPSERAVHEALTRVLAGRTAVIIAHRLSTLAIADRVLVIENGAVVEDGSPAQLLNAGGRFAGMQRGWLAVTTA from the coding sequence TGGCGGCCGCCACCGCGCTGGCCCTGGTGGAGAACGTGTGCGGGCTGGTCCCGCCGCTGCTGATCGCCGCCGCCATCGACCGGGGTGTGCCCGAGGCAGCGGACGGCCGGTGGACGCCGCTGATCGGCTTCACGGCTGCGGCACTGGCTGCCGGGCTGACCACGGCCACGCTCAAGTGGTGCTTTCTGCGCTACTCCGGCGGCATTGCCCAGGACCTCTTGTTCGAGCTGCGGCACCGGGCCTTCACCCATGTGATGGGCCAGCCGCTGGCGTTCCACGAGTCGTATCCCTCGGGGCGGGTGATCGCCCGGCTGTCCAGTGATGTGGAGTCGGTCGAGGAGATGCTGGAGATGGGCTTGGACGGGCTGTTCTCCGCGCTGTTCTCGATGGTCGGAATCCTCGCCGTGATGCTGTGGATGGACCAGCCGATGGCCGCGGTCGTGATCGTGCTGTTCATCCCGCTGTACGTGCTGACGCAGTGGTTCCGGAACCGGTCGCGGCGCGCCTACCGGAGCACCAGGACGGCCGTCGAGGGCGTAGTGCAGCACACGGTGGAGGCCTTCAACGGCATCAGGGCCGTACAGGCGTTCCGCCGCGAGGAGGCCAACGCGGCCCGGCTGCGCCGGCTCGACGCCCGGTACACGGTGGCGCGGGCGGACGCCGGCTGGGTGAGCGCCACCTTCAGCGGCGGAGTGAAGCTCATCGGCAACCTGTCATTGGCCGGGCTGCTGACGTTGGGCGTGTTCCGCATGGACCAGGGCCAGTTGGCCATCGGCACGCTCACCGCGTTCCTGCTGTACGTGCACCGGCTGTACGACCCGATCGACGAGCTGGCGAGTTTCGCCAACGCCTTTTCGGCGGCGTCGGCGGGCTTGGAGAAGATCGGTGCGCTGTTCGTGCCCCACCCGGCGGTGGCCGAGCCGAAGCGTCCGGTTGCGTTGCCGGCGGACCCGCCGGGCGGGCGGGGCGCCGTGAGGTTCGAGGGCGTCCACTTCCGGTACGGCGATGAGGGCCGCCGTGTGCTGTCCGGCGTCGACCTGGTGCTCGAACCGGGCCGTACGGTCGCCCTGGTGGGCACCACCGGCGCCGGCAAGTCCACGATCGCCAAGCTGATGGCGCGGCTGTACGATCCCGCGGCGGGCCGGGTCAGGCTGGACGGGGTGGACCTGCGGGAGCTGGCCGACGCCGAACTGCGCGGCGCCGTCTCGATGATCACCCAGGAGGCGTTCCTGTTCTCCGGGTCGGTCGCGGACAACATCGCGCTGGGCCGGCCGGACGCTTCACGAGCCGAGATCCGGGCGGCCGCTGAGTCGGTGGGCGCGCACGGATTCATCAGCGCGCTGCCCGGTGGCTACGACACGGACGTGCACAAGCGGGGTTCGGGCCTGTCGGCCGGCCAGCGGCAGTTGATCGCCATGGCGCGGGTGATGCTGACCTCGCCGCGCGTGCTGATTCTCGACGAGGCGACGTCCAGCATGGACACCCCGTCGGAGCGGGCCGTGCACGAAGCGCTGACCCGGGTCCTCGCGGGCCGCACCGCGGTGATCATCGCGCACCGGTTGTCCACGCTCGCCATCGCCGATCGCGTCCTGGTCATCGAGAACGGGGCGGTGGTCGAGGACGGCAGTCCGGCGCAACTGCTGAATGCGGGCGGACGGTTCGCCGGCATGCAGCGGGGCTGGCTGGCCGTCACGACAGCGTGA